CATGGCGTTGATGGGGTAGGCGGCCTTGTCGGTGGAGAGGCACACCACGCGCTCCACGCCCTCCTCGATGGCGGCGTGCAGCACGTTGTCGGTGCCGATGACGTTGGTCCTCACCGCCTCCATCGGGAAGAACTCGCAGGAGGGCACCTGCTTCAGGGCCGCCGCGTGGAAGACGTAGTCCACCCCGCGCATGGCGTCCCGGACGCTCTGGGCGTCCCTCACGTCGCCGATGAAGAAGCGCACCTTGCGCGCCAGCTCGGGGCTCCTCTCCTGCAGGCGGTGGCGCATGTCGTCCTGCTTCTTCTCGTCGCGGGAGAAG
This genomic window from Coriobacteriia bacterium contains:
- a CDS encoding polysaccharide biosynthesis protein, which encodes MSDAFTGRTLMITGGTGSFGNTVLRHFLGSDVGEIRVFSRDEKKQDDMRHRLQERSPELARKVRFFIGDVRDAQSVRDAMRGVDYVFHAAALKQVPSCEFFPMEAVRTNVIGTDNVLHAAIEEGVERVVCLSTDKAAYPINAM